The following are from one region of the Arachis duranensis cultivar V14167 chromosome 10, aradu.V14167.gnm2.J7QH, whole genome shotgun sequence genome:
- the LOC107470183 gene encoding replication factor A protein 1-like gives MNTCFHSLDNITPWRDDWRIRVRINRVWSASYGARTRDDNLIHMVLMDDKLTKIEATITQSLIPYFNEVLEEGDVYVIAHFTVVPNSGLTRLTKHRFRIIFHSKTIVVPTMSIGMPNAAFKFTSIDEVVEKRCNEDFLIDFIGFIVGVRQEADIGSDGERMKVIILEVVSDGKKKIQCNLIERSCEVFDLSMLRKYQRPPVVVLEAFKIKVFGDYVCLQNVINISTVLINPDIYESVEFLSRFNVACYEFSIFIPIVSGYLIASVGDDSVDWRAIRSIDQLKKNCQDGIFYVMGTITEVVDDSNWWYHSCVCGNAVVADDNSYHCDICDSCVEHVVLKYRITVIVDDGTSSAAFALVDNAATKLFGKTCAEAFLHMEKELHLDWSDISRVDQSSRVPLFHRIIGTKIVFKVKMHSVFGPHYSDQFKVVNLFGDVAEPCLPVQSLNESLKILVGTISYVFEDHEWWLATCLCGSAVSVVNGSPYCVMCQIDCVDTIPKYSLKVIVSYRTRNNILVLGDSLVARILMKKCATLLEENPISGQTLDKKIVPQDIISHLIEKKFAFIVDPRIVGYELNMGVYIVRDFTDESCIVTLLESVTQITD, from the exons ATGAATACTTGTTTTCATTCCCTGGATAACATAACACCCTGGAGAGATGACTGGAGAATAAGAGTCAGGATTAACAGGGTATGGTCTGCTTCATATGGTGCTCGAACAAGAGATGACAATCTGATACACATGGTGTTAATGGATGATAAG TTAACAAAAATTGAAGCAACTATCACACAGTCTCTAATTCCATATTTTAATGAAGTTCTAGAAGAAGGTGATGTTTATGTGATTGCACATTTTACTGTGGTTCCAAACTCTGGGTTAACTAGGTTGACAAAGCACCGCTTTAGGATTATTTTCCATAGCAAAACAATTGTTGTACCAACCATGTCTATTGGTATGCCCAATGCTGCATTTAAGTTTACTTCAATCGATGAAGTAGTTGAGAAGAGATGTAATGAAGATTTCTTGATAG ATTTCATTGGGTTCATAGTTGGCGTACGTCAAGAAGCTGATATTGGTTCAGATGGGGAAAGAATGAAAGTTATAATCTTGGAAGTTGTTTCAGACgg gaagaagaagatacaGTGTAATCTTATTGAAAGATCGTGTGAGGTATTTGATTTGTCTATGTTAAGAAAATATCAAAGACCACCAGTTGTGGTGCTAGAGGCTTTCAAGATTAAAGTCTTTGGAG ATTATGTGTGCCTGCAAAATGTGATTAATATTTCTACAGTTCTTATAAATCCTGATATATACGAAAGTGTGGAGTTTCTTAGCAG ATTTAATGTTGCATGTTACGAGTTTTCAATATTTATTCCCATTGTATCTGGTTATCTAATAGCCAGTGTTGGTGATGATTCCGTTGACTGGAGAGCTATTCGGTCTATTGATCAACTAAAGAAAAACTGTCAG gatGGAATTTTCTATGTTATGGGAACAATTACAGAGGTTGTTGATGATTCAAATTGGTGGTACCATTCCTGTGTTTGTGGAAATGCTGTTGTTGCCGATGATAATAGTTATCATTGTGATATTTGTGACTCATGTGTGGAGCATGTGgttttaaa GTATAGAATAACTGTCATTGTTGATGATGGAACATCATCTGCAGCATTCGCACTTGTTGATAATGCTGCAACAAAGTTATTTGGGAAAACCTGTGCTGAAGCTTTCTTGCATATGGAGAAAGAATTACACCTAGATTGGAGTGATATTTCAAGG GTTGATCAATCTAGCAGGGTTCCCCTATTCCATCGAATTATTGGAACTAAGATAGTGTTCAAAGTTAAGATGCACAGTGTTTTCGGACCACATTATTCTGATCAATTCAAAGTTGTTAACCTCTTTGGTGATGTAGCTGAACCATGTTTGCCTGTTCAAAGTCTTAAT GAATCACTGAAAATCCTTGTTGGCACTATTTCGTATGTCTTTGAGGATCATGAGTGGTGGTTAGCGACTTGTTTATGTGGTTCAGCTGTTTCGGTTGTGAATGGTTCACCCTATTGTGTAATGTGCCAAATTGACTGTGTTGACACTATACCAAA GTACTCATTGAAGGTAATCGTGTCTTATAGAACTAGAAATAATATCTTAGTCCTTGGAGATTCTTTGGTTGCAcgaattttgatgaaaaaatgTGCAACTCTGCTGGAAGAAAATCCAATTTCAGGACAG actTTGGACAAGAAGATTGTTCCACAGGATATTATTTCTCATCTAatcgaaaaaaaatttgcattcaTTGTTGATCCCAGGATTGTTGGATATGAGCTGAACATGGGTGTTTATATTGTAAGAGATTTCACAGATGAAAGTTGTATTGTTACTCTTTTGGAAAGTGTTACTCAGATAACTGATTAA